In Solanum pennellii chromosome 3, SPENNV200, a single window of DNA contains:
- the LOC107013676 gene encoding pectin acetylesterase 9-like isoform X3: protein METTRDQLTEALYQKGLALAELEALKRRVKMNVNSISGLKFVLFIFWPWLVNSKGEQNRLLVNMTLVQNATALGAYCLDGSLPAYHLHRGFGAGVDNWLLQFEGGGWCNDIKSCLDRSKSNHGSTRYMNKWEVFSGILSNNASFNPDFYNWNRVKIRYCDGASFSGDAKFYNGTSLLYFRGQRIWQAIILDLLPKGLGHAKKAMLSGCSAGGLATFLHCDNFTSYLPKNASVKCLSDAGFFLDERDIALNHTMRSFYEGLITLQGVEPNLNQNCTSTLYYPHLCFFPQYALPFIETPFFILNSAYDVYQFHHILVPPSSDPRRHWDHCKLNVTACDTSQLNILQGFRIDMLTALRDFYQNSTRDGMYINSCFTHCQSETQDTWFAAGSPRIHNKTIAETVGDWYFSRNISKEIDCAYPCDTTCHHMI from the exons ATGGAGACGACCCGTGACCAGTTAACTGAAGCACTCTACCAGAAGGGATTGGCTTTGGCTGAGCTTGAAGCATTGAAG AGAAGAGTAAAAATGAATGTGAATTCAATTTCGGGGTTGAAATTTGTTCTGTTCATATTCTGGCCATGGCTGGTTAACTCGAAAGGAGAACAGAATCGCCTACTGGTCAACATGACTCTGGTTCAAAACGCTACTGCTTTAGGAGCAT ATTGCTTGGATGGAAGTTTGCCGGCGTATCACCTGCACCGTGGATTTGGAGCTGGAGTAGACAACTGGCTTTTGCAATTTGAG GGTGGTGGGTGGTGCAATGATATCAAATCATGCTTGGATAGATCCAAATCAAATCATGGATCAACTCGTTATATGAACAAATGGGAAGTATTCTCTGGCATCCTCAGCAACAATGCCTCTTTTAATCCCG ATTTTTACAACTGGAATAGGGTGAAGATCAGATATTGTGATGGAGCCTCATTTTCTGGTGATGCTAAGTTCTATAATGGG ACATCATTGCTTTATTTCAGAGGGCAAAGAATTTGGCAAGCTATTATTCTTGATCTTCTCCCAAAAGGTCTGGGGCACGCAAAGAAG GCTATGCTTTCTGGCTGCTCTGCTGGTGGTTTGGCAACCTTTTTACACTGTGACAACTTCACCAGTTATCTACCAAAGAATGCCAGTGTGAAGTGCTTGAGTGATGCTGGGTTTTTCTTAGACGA GAGAGATATAGCTTTGAATCACACAATGAGATCTTTCTATGAAGGTCTTATTACCCTACAG GGGGTGGAACCAAATCTCAATCAAAATTGCACTTCTACTCTCTACTACCCACACCTG TGCTTCTTCCCACAGTATGCATTACCATTCATCGAAACGCCATTCTTCATCTTAAATTCAGCATATGACGTGTACCAA TTCCATCACATATTGGTGCCGCCTTCTTCCGATCCTCGACGGCATTGGGATCATTGCAAGTTGAATGTCACTGCATGTGATACAAGTCAACTAAATATTTTGCAAG GGTTCAGGATAGATATGCTTACAGCGTTGAGAGatttctatcaaaattcaaCTAGAGATGGGATGTACATAAACTCTTGCTTCACTCATTGTCAGAGTGAGACACAAGATACTTGGTTTGCAGCTGGCTCTCCTCGAATACACAACAAG ACAATTGCAGAGACAGTCGGTGATTGGTACTTCAGTAGAAACATCAGCAAGGAGATTGATTGTGCATATCCCTGTGATACTACTTGCCACCACATGATTTGA
- the LOC107013676 gene encoding pectin acetylesterase 9-like isoform X4 translates to MNVNSISGLKFVLFIFWPWLVNSKGEQNRLLVNMTLVQNATALGAYCLDGSLPAYHLHRGFGAGVDNWLLQFEGGGWCNDIKSCLDRSKSNHGSTRYMNKWEVFSGILSNNASFNPDFYNWNRVKIRYCDGASFSGDAKFYNGTSLLYFRGQRIWQAIILDLLPKGLGHAKKAMLSGCSAGGLATFLHCDNFTSYLPKNASVKCLSDAGFFLDERDIALNHTMRSFYEGLITLQGVEPNLNQNCTSTLYYPHLCFFPQYALPFIETPFFILNSAYDVYQFHHILVPPSSDPRRHWDHCKLNVTACDTSQLNILQGFRIDMLTALRDFYQNSTRDGMYINSCFTHCQSETQDTWFAAGSPRIHNKTIAETVGDWYFSRNISKEIDCAYPCDTTCHHMI, encoded by the exons ATGAATGTGAATTCAATTTCGGGGTTGAAATTTGTTCTGTTCATATTCTGGCCATGGCTGGTTAACTCGAAAGGAGAACAGAATCGCCTACTGGTCAACATGACTCTGGTTCAAAACGCTACTGCTTTAGGAGCAT ATTGCTTGGATGGAAGTTTGCCGGCGTATCACCTGCACCGTGGATTTGGAGCTGGAGTAGACAACTGGCTTTTGCAATTTGAG GGTGGTGGGTGGTGCAATGATATCAAATCATGCTTGGATAGATCCAAATCAAATCATGGATCAACTCGTTATATGAACAAATGGGAAGTATTCTCTGGCATCCTCAGCAACAATGCCTCTTTTAATCCCG ATTTTTACAACTGGAATAGGGTGAAGATCAGATATTGTGATGGAGCCTCATTTTCTGGTGATGCTAAGTTCTATAATGGG ACATCATTGCTTTATTTCAGAGGGCAAAGAATTTGGCAAGCTATTATTCTTGATCTTCTCCCAAAAGGTCTGGGGCACGCAAAGAAG GCTATGCTTTCTGGCTGCTCTGCTGGTGGTTTGGCAACCTTTTTACACTGTGACAACTTCACCAGTTATCTACCAAAGAATGCCAGTGTGAAGTGCTTGAGTGATGCTGGGTTTTTCTTAGACGA GAGAGATATAGCTTTGAATCACACAATGAGATCTTTCTATGAAGGTCTTATTACCCTACAG GGGGTGGAACCAAATCTCAATCAAAATTGCACTTCTACTCTCTACTACCCACACCTG TGCTTCTTCCCACAGTATGCATTACCATTCATCGAAACGCCATTCTTCATCTTAAATTCAGCATATGACGTGTACCAA TTCCATCACATATTGGTGCCGCCTTCTTCCGATCCTCGACGGCATTGGGATCATTGCAAGTTGAATGTCACTGCATGTGATACAAGTCAACTAAATATTTTGCAAG GGTTCAGGATAGATATGCTTACAGCGTTGAGAGatttctatcaaaattcaaCTAGAGATGGGATGTACATAAACTCTTGCTTCACTCATTGTCAGAGTGAGACACAAGATACTTGGTTTGCAGCTGGCTCTCCTCGAATACACAACAAG ACAATTGCAGAGACAGTCGGTGATTGGTACTTCAGTAGAAACATCAGCAAGGAGATTGATTGTGCATATCCCTGTGATACTACTTGCCACCACATGATTTGA